One genomic region from Conexibacter woesei DSM 14684 encodes:
- a CDS encoding ABC transporter ATP-binding protein gives MMLRTDGLVAGYVPEVDILGGVDVELREGEIVTIVGPNGAGKSTLLKAVFGLLKPRAGTIVLRGESIGGSRTHDISRAGVSYVPQLGNVFPSLTVEENLELGALARKDVDVGEREEAMYAMFPRLAERRRQPAGTMSGGERQMVAMARALMPSPEILLLDEPSAGLSPEFVEVIFAKVAEINGHGVTVLMVEQNARRALAMSNRGYVLDLGRNRFEGPGRALLDDPRVAELYLGGGVRPPQAG, from the coding sequence ATGATGCTGCGCACCGACGGACTCGTCGCCGGCTACGTGCCGGAGGTCGACATCCTCGGCGGCGTCGACGTCGAGCTGCGCGAGGGCGAGATCGTGACGATCGTCGGCCCCAACGGCGCCGGCAAGTCGACGCTGCTGAAGGCCGTCTTCGGGCTGCTGAAGCCGCGCGCGGGGACGATCGTGCTGCGCGGCGAGTCGATCGGCGGCTCGCGGACGCACGACATCTCGCGCGCTGGCGTCAGCTACGTGCCGCAGCTCGGCAACGTCTTCCCGAGCCTGACGGTCGAGGAGAACCTGGAGCTGGGCGCGCTCGCGCGCAAGGACGTCGACGTCGGCGAGCGCGAGGAGGCTATGTACGCGATGTTCCCGCGCCTGGCCGAGCGCCGCCGCCAGCCGGCCGGCACGATGTCCGGCGGCGAGCGGCAGATGGTCGCGATGGCGCGGGCGCTGATGCCGTCGCCGGAGATCCTGCTGCTCGACGAGCCCTCCGCCGGCCTCTCGCCCGAGTTCGTCGAGGTGATCTTCGCGAAGGTCGCCGAGATCAACGGCCACGGCGTGACCGTGCTGATGGTGGAGCAGAACGCGCGCCGCGCGCTCGCGATGTCGAACCGCGGCTACGTGCTCGACCTCGGCCGCAACCGCTTCGAGGGACCGGGGAGGGCGCTGCTCGACGACCCGAGAGTCGCCGAGCTGTACCTCGGCGGCGGCGTCAGACCGCCGCAGGCCGGCTGA
- a CDS encoding ABC transporter ATP-binding protein, translating into MTDTTDTAPVGEPLLRIEGVVKRFGGVRAVDGASFDVRRGSITALIGPNGAGKTTLFNVVTGFEHGAEGTVEYDGRSIAGKPSYAIARRGMVRTFQITKALAAMPVIDNMTLAAPHQPGEHIVGLCIHPRAAHRREREVEERACELLETFGLAAKRDEYAGTLSGGQRKLLELARVLMVEPRMVLLDEPMAGVNPTLGGRLLEHVHALRERDGTTFLLIEHDMEVVMGHSDRVVCMAQGRVIADGDPESVRTDQRVIDAYLGGAA; encoded by the coding sequence GTGACTGACACGACCGACACGGCGCCCGTCGGCGAGCCGCTGCTGCGCATCGAGGGCGTCGTCAAGCGGTTCGGCGGCGTGCGCGCGGTCGACGGCGCCAGCTTCGACGTGCGACGCGGCTCGATCACCGCGCTGATCGGCCCCAACGGCGCCGGCAAGACGACGCTCTTCAACGTCGTCACCGGCTTCGAGCACGGTGCCGAGGGGACGGTCGAGTACGACGGGCGCTCGATCGCGGGCAAGCCGTCCTACGCGATCGCGCGCCGCGGGATGGTGCGCACGTTCCAGATCACGAAGGCGCTTGCGGCGATGCCGGTGATCGACAACATGACGCTCGCGGCGCCGCACCAGCCGGGCGAGCACATCGTCGGCCTCTGCATCCACCCGCGCGCCGCGCACCGGCGCGAGCGCGAGGTGGAGGAGCGTGCGTGCGAGCTGCTGGAGACGTTCGGCCTCGCCGCCAAGCGCGACGAGTACGCCGGCACGCTCTCGGGCGGGCAGCGCAAGCTGCTGGAGCTGGCGCGCGTGCTGATGGTCGAGCCGCGGATGGTGCTGCTCGACGAGCCGATGGCGGGCGTCAACCCGACGCTCGGCGGTCGTCTGCTGGAGCACGTGCACGCACTGCGCGAGCGGGACGGGACGACCTTCCTGCTGATCGAGCACGACATGGAGGTCGTGATGGGCCACTCCGACCGCGTCGTCTGCATGGCGCAGGGGAGGGTGATCGCCGACGGCGATCCGGAGTCGGTGCGGACCGATCAGCGCGTGATCGACGCGTACCTGGGCGGGGCGGCGTGA
- a CDS encoding branched-chain amino acid ABC transporter permease, which yields MSPVLAVSLDALTSADFWIGVGVLAGTYAIFTLGLQLNVGFTGIINFGQAGFMAIGAYGMGILVVRAGWSLWAALPVATLMAMAAGVLIGLPSLRLRADYFAIVTIAFAEIVRYVAQNARGLTGGNQGLLGFDDQWLDVSDTILGWLPESMQEQFLLPLLLVVWATVAILTVLLKLLQRSPWGRVLRAIREDEDAARALGKNVLAYKLQSIALAAALGAIAGYFLALNLSFLSPEEFEPQFTFIGFTILILGGLASYVGVALASVIIWALLEATRFVDLPLAAEKVAALRFIIVGVALILLVAFRPQGLLGKREEMVLRD from the coding sequence ATGAGCCCGGTCCTCGCGGTCAGCCTCGACGCGCTCACCTCGGCCGACTTCTGGATCGGCGTCGGCGTGCTCGCGGGCACCTACGCGATCTTCACGCTCGGGCTGCAGCTGAACGTCGGCTTCACCGGCATCATCAACTTCGGCCAGGCCGGCTTCATGGCGATCGGCGCCTACGGGATGGGGATCCTCGTCGTCAGAGCGGGCTGGTCGCTGTGGGCGGCGCTGCCGGTCGCGACGCTGATGGCGATGGCTGCCGGCGTGCTGATCGGCCTGCCGTCGCTGCGGCTGCGAGCCGACTACTTCGCGATCGTCACGATCGCCTTCGCCGAGATCGTCCGCTACGTCGCGCAGAACGCGCGCGGCCTGACGGGCGGGAACCAGGGCCTGCTCGGCTTCGACGACCAGTGGCTCGACGTCTCCGACACGATCCTCGGGTGGCTGCCGGAGTCGATGCAGGAGCAGTTCCTGCTGCCGCTGCTGCTGGTCGTGTGGGCGACGGTCGCGATCCTCACCGTGCTGTTGAAGCTGCTGCAGCGCAGCCCGTGGGGGCGCGTCCTGCGGGCGATCCGCGAGGACGAGGACGCGGCGCGCGCGCTCGGCAAGAACGTGCTCGCGTACAAGCTGCAGTCGATCGCGCTGGCGGCGGCGCTGGGCGCGATCGCCGGCTACTTCCTCGCGCTCAACCTGTCGTTCCTGAGCCCCGAGGAGTTCGAGCCGCAGTTCACCTTCATCGGCTTCACGATCCTGATCCTCGGCGGCCTCGCCAGCTACGTCGGCGTCGCGCTCGCCTCGGTGATCATCTGGGCGCTGCTGGAGGCGACGCGCTTCGTCGACCTGCCGTTGGCGGCGGAGAAGGTCGCCGCGCTGCGGTTCATCATCGTCGGGGTCGCGCTGATCCTGCTGGTCGCGTTCCGCCCGCAGGGCCTGCTCGGCAAGCGAGAGGAGATGGTGCTGCGTGACTGA